The genome window TCCTTCTTCTCGAAAAATCAAACGCAACCATTTTACCACGGTAAAAATTATATTGCAAGTGCTTTTCCAAAATGAAACACGTTATTCACAAATTGAGAGATTTTGCCCTTTTTCTGCCGGATTTCGGGCGTATAGAAGGCGGTGAAAGAGGGAAAACTCCTTACGCAAGCATCAAAAAGGAGGAAACTATGAAACTGATCGAAAGCAAAACCTATCTGAACCTCGCGAAGGCGTTCGCCGGCGAATGTATGGCGCGAACGCGCTACGAATTTATTGAGTACGGCGCGCGCCAGCAGGGCTACACCGCCCTCGCGGAAGTCATCGACAAGATCGTCTACAACGAATTCAATCACGCCCGTATGTGCTACACCTATCTCCAAAGCGCGAGCGAAAAGACGATCGCGAACGTGGACGTCGCGTCGGGCTATCCTTTCAAGGAGAAATGGGATCTCGTCGAGAACCTGCGCCTCGCCGCCGAGGACGAAGGGATCGAAGCGGAAAAGGTCTACCCCGAATATCAAAAGACGGCGGAAGAGG of Clostridia bacterium contains these proteins:
- a CDS encoding rubrerythrin family protein, whose protein sequence is MKLIESKTYLNLAKAFAGECMARTRYEFIEYGARQQGYTALAEVIDKIVYNEFNHARMCYTYLQSASEKTIANVDVASGYPFKEKWDLVENLRLAAEDEGIEAEKVYPEYQKTAEEEGFRDIAGLFRNLIGIETCHKKLFTDLYEQMKSGTLYKKEEATKWKCGGCGYEWTKKEAFEICPVCGAKQGAVLLKLSDGE